The following are encoded in a window of Artemia franciscana unplaced genomic scaffold, ASM3288406v1 Scaffold_3829, whole genome shotgun sequence genomic DNA:
- the LOC136043238 gene encoding serine/threonine-protein phosphatase 6 regulatory ankyrin repeat subunit A-like has translation MSIRSLYLAASKGCTQVVEYLLKLLIYCFYGETPLHLAAWKGHTRTVEYLLQSGADVNVKNKNGRSPLHFAALNGNTQTVECLLKSGTDVNIRNSYGNTPLYLAVWEGHAQTVEYLIQSGADVNIRNNYGETPLYLATQEGHTETVECLLQSGADVNIGNNYSNTPLCLAAWKGHTRTVECLLKSGADVNIRNNYGETSFGPLHFAAWNGNTQTVECLLKSGTDVNVTTNYGETPLYIAARIGHTQTVEFLIQSGADFNIGNIYGETAFDVAVDDTAVYFASHVLKLRVANLYVSERNIRLSEMTQTSYPAIELKDQFLRELEQMRSETIFCNITFYDIFIKGISSIELYTMNENSLKGLLKSSNWETKFSMYNTIIKSHFKNSIERKVLLELANRSFNSLFNRFAELPHECAEQILSYLSNENLKNFINASEPLHKVW, from the coding sequence atgTCTATAAGATCACTTTATTTAGCAGCTTCAAAAGGATGCACACAGGTTGTTGAATATCTTTTGAAACTCCTTATTTATTGCTTTTATGGTGAAACTCcccttcatttagcagcttggAAAGGACACACACGGACTGTTGAATATCTTTTACAGTCTGGCGCTGAtgttaatgtaaaaaataagaatggtagaagtccacttcattttgcAGCTTTGAATGGAAACAcacagactgttgaatgtcttttaaagtctggtactgatgttaatataagaaatagTTATGGTAACACTCCCCTTTATTTAGCTGTTTGGGAAGGACACGCACAGACTGttgaatatcttatacaatctggcgctgatgttaatataagaaataattatggTGAAACTCCCCTTTATTTAGCAACTCAGGAAGGACACACagagactgttgaatgtcttttacAGTCTGGCGCTGATGTTAATATAGGAAATAATTATAGTAACACTCCCCTTTGTTTAGCAGCTTGGAAAGGGCACACACggactgttgaatgtcttttaaagtctggcgctgatgttaatataagaaataattatggTGAAACTTCATTTGGTCCACTTCATTTTGCAGCTTGGAATGGAAACAcacagactgttgaatgtcttttaaagtctggCACTGATGTTAATGTAACAACTAATTATGGTGAAACTCCCCTTTATATAGCCGCTCGTATAGGACACACACAGACTGTTGAATTTCTTATACAGTCTGGTGCTGATTTTAATATAGGAAATATTTATGGTGAAACAgcttttgatgtagctgttgATGATACTGCTGTTTATTTTGCAAGCCATGTATTAAAACTGAGAGTGGCAAATTTATATGTAAGTGAAAGAAACATAAGGCTCTCAGAGATGACTCAGACAAGTTATCCTGCAATAGAGCTGAAGGATCAATTTTTAAGAGAACTAGAACAAATGAGGAGTGAGacaatattttgtaatattacGTTCTATGACATTTTTATCAAAGGAATTAGCTCAATAGAACTATACACGATGAATGAAAATTCGTTGAAAGGTCTACTGAAATCATCAAACTgggaaacaaaattttcaatgtacaatacaataataaaaagccATTTTAAAAACAGCATAGAAAGGAAAGTGCTGCTTGAACTAGccaatagaagtttcaattctctCTTTAACAGATTTGCTGAGTTACCACATGAATGTGCTGAACAAATACTGAGCTATCTAAGcaatgaaaacttgaaaaatttcataaatgcTTCTGAACCACTCCACAAGGTGTGGTAG